The Lycium ferocissimum isolate CSIRO_LF1 unplaced genomic scaffold, AGI_CSIRO_Lferr_CH_V1 ctg60, whole genome shotgun sequence DNA window GTTAATAAGAACAAACAAGGAGGGAATCCCAATATGTACAAAGAAACCTTCCCCCTTACTTCCTCTTGAATATGTACAGAAACCTCAAACCATCTTCGATTTTAAGAAGATGGGTGGGTTTTGAATTTTGGATGGGTGGGTTTTGAATTTTGGATTTTTCGACTAATAACATAATTCCCAAGTCATTAATTAAAGATCAGATGTAAGGATTAATATGAGAAGTATAATCACGAATGCCGGCACCTTCCCATCCCATCCACTCTTCCCACATATCCCAATCAGGTTCATTCATTCCtctcatagaatcatcattatcatcatactCCTCAATCATCTCCATCTGTGCTCTTGTTTCACCCCTCAAGTTACTCATCACAACCTGCAACACAAACACATACATCAGTgaaaagaaatagtagaatttatttaatgataaatataaaaGCGACTACTACGCCCTAATCCCAAACAAGTCAAGGCCTCTTAGATctatgttgtattttattttagatCATGATAAAGATGTACAATTAAAATCCAAATTACTAAGAAATATAGACCACTTTTACAAGTTCATTACGTAATGATAAACATTGGATAGTGATACCATCAGGTTAGGGGCATCTTTCAACATTAGTGAAAGAGACATCACTATGTTTGCTAATTTTATTGGTCAGAAAGACCATCAAAGTGAAGTCATTGATACCAACTTTTACTTTGTTTGTGGGCAAAGAGTCATTGTAAAGCCTTTGGTATGCAAAAAGTCATATTCCACAAGGATCCCACCACTTTGATGTATTCCCAAGAAAAGGTTAGTTTTTTTAATAGTAATACTTACTCCATCAAGGAATCCAAGTTCATTTTATTTGGTCCTCTTTCATATTCTTATCTTCTATATACTTTAAAAAAGTGAATCAAAGAAACTAGATGATTAATCCTACTCGACACTCAATATTTATTCACACACTGTCATTATAGCTTAgccaaaaacataaataaaaattaatgaatCAACATAAAATCAAACGTAGCTGTACGAAACAACTTACATCGTATGCTTCATTGATTTGGTGAAATTGGACATCACAATTGTTTCCCCTGCATACGTCCGGGTGATACTGTAAATCCAATTAAAGACATCATGTTAATTACTTAACATTTATCATAAGCttataaaaattaacaaaaaatggGCACCATGTTTTTTCTTGGGTGCTAAATTACCAAAATAGGCATCATGTTAATTACATAACATTTTATTAtaggcaaataaaaatggacaaaaataccaaaaatagGCAATAACCGGATTAACCTGCGATAAATTAGTAGaaacatttttccttttctccttttaaatttttccagGTCTCAAATAGAAATTCATTGAGCTTGAACGCCATTAAAACGATTAAAAGgatatattttaattatccCTTGGGGGGTGTAACAATTATAAATCAAGAATCTAGATGGGAAACAATTGAAGGATAAACAAATACCTGAAGAGCAAGTTGTCTAAAGGCCTTTCTAACTTCAGATTCAGAAGCACCTGGTTGAATCCTCAACGTCTTATACGGATCAGCAACCGTAGATGATGAATAAACACAAGAAACCTTAAATCCATTTTTGTTGTTCCTTGTCTTCTTTTTTGATGAATTCCTCAAACGAAACAAAGATGCAGATGCTGCCCCACATCCCCCAATACTCCCCACCATACCCATAGCAGTAGCCATTGATATTTGAATGTACTCAACCAAGATCCAATGAGAAATCACAAAATATAACAATCTTTATATAGATTAATTACACAAATATCTAATGTCAATCAATTTGTAGCAACCCAAATGGGAAAATGAGACTATTTTTATGTTTGTTAATAAAGGTTAGCAAGTTGTTAAAAATGGAATATAATTTGAAATGGACGTGGAAAGAAAGAGGGTGTTTTGAGTATATATAAgcacaaaaaaggaaaaaagaatggtgtggtaattatttttttttttttttttttgaggtgatAATATGGTGGTGGATATGGGAGGGTGACGTGTCTGTCTCGTTTATCGAGGTGCCGTGTCTAGCTCAGAGCGGttttagttttatttgagtGGTGAAAAAGACGTGAGGACAGACAAAACAAGTGAGGCCCATTTTGGCCCAGTCATTTTTTTGATCTTATCCAAACCTTTTAACTGTTTCATATTTGGTCTCCATTTGgaatcttctttcttcaaagtATATGCCGCTTCTTGCGTTTATTGACCCcttcttaattattttatcttatttaaaTCGTGTTTTCACTGATGAATGTTTCTAAATTTGACAACCATCTTTAATAGGATTATTATTAAGAATATCTTATCCTCAATGTGAGTATCACTTGAAATACGGTTTGTAATTGCTTTATCCTAATTTTTTGTCCTAATTCTGTTAATTGTTTTGAAGGTCGTCAATATTAtatgctcacaaattcataaaatattaaaatgtccttttcaatttatgattATATTCAGTTTGAAATCATTTTGCATACTTTAAATTATATTACTAAACATCAAGTTATctctatctctttgatatatgTTTATTCCGTAGCAAACTTGCTTTCCAATAATAATTCTTTCAAtaaattatctaattatgtgattaaaaacttgaaaaatgaaTAATATATGATTAAGAAGCTATCATCTTAAAAGAGTTGTATCtaaaaaatatacacaaattatcattttttaGTCAAAACTTATGAAGTGCATTGTTACCTTGATTTTGGGTTCAGATTTATCACCGGCTTCACTGGACTAGTAATAGAAGATCTACAGGTACAAAAGCAGATCAAAATGTTGGGAGAGAGAGCATATGAGGTGTTTCCTAGTCATCACATGTGGCTCACTCTGCAATTCCAGCAAGAAGGGCGTGTTTGTACACTTTGGGAATTGTGTAGAGTGAAGATAGGAAACGTCGGTGAATGGCCACATATTTTTACTGGATAATGTATATCCGCTAGATCCCGTGGCAAACAGAACCGTAACGCATACACGGCTTGGATTATCCACATATATACGTGGCATACATGCAATGTAAACGTGGATGCTCCATTTTTTATAGTTTCCGTGCTCTATGGACTTGGTTTTTTTCTTAGTTTTAACTGTCAGAAGTTGGCAAGGAACTAGTGCGAAATTACGAGGCTACTTAGCAGGATGCGGCGTTTCGGTTACATTTTTTTCCTCCTAACCTAATAATGGATAATCCAcctataaattttttaaaaaaatggataaTGGAGTATAATAATTAGGAAAGCTGAATGAAAGATGAATAGTTAGAATTACTGAATATTTTTAAATGTGTAAATTacacaatttaatttttttttcattacggCCTTTTCAACTTTCTTTTTGAATTGAGGATCCATCGGAAACAACTTTtctatcccaaaaaaaaagcGTTCTTTTTAAACCCAACTTTAGGCATTACACCGAATATATTTGTTCATAATatcttttttagaaaaaaaatagtagtagTAAGAATGGTTAGAAATCAAGAAGTGAGTATATATGGTATAAAAACACTAcagggtcgtttggtgcatggtataggttgggatatcccagcactaatttttttaGACGTAGTTTTGTGTAGATGATAAATTTATCCTTGGGATcagataaaataatcccaaaaggtgggataaattagtcccggaattataatcccgggataattttggctacctaccaaacgaccactacTGGTATATGTTAGATTCCACATCGTTGGGATTTACAATTACTTttcttatgattttacatatctggTATTATGAGCTAAATTTTAAGCTTCAATTAGATTAAATGTTCATTTGTCTAGCATAcatatttgttcatttttttaacATAGATATTTGCCgccactcccccccccccccaccccaggCCTCCCACCTACCATGTTATATATGTTGACTACGCTTTAGATGTCCAATTTTGAGGTGTGCATCGATTGGCGATTTAAAAATGAATGATTTTGAGCATCTCTCACCTAACGAAGCTGGCTGAACAGCTAGACTCGATTCATTTTCTTGTTATCATATCGAAGCCTATGTTCATCCCAATTTCTTACTTCACCCAATCTTGAAACCTATTATATTTCGCAAGCTCTAGATGTCTTGTCTCAAAAGTGCATAAATGTGAGATCCCACATTAGATTGGGAATTTAAAAATGTATTTCCGTATATAATCTTGTATTTGTTGGAATCGAAATAATCAGGACGTGATGCGgaagctaataattgcaaacCTCTAACGACAATAAATCAAACGACAAAGAAAAACATACTGAAAAAGGCATAATATTCTAATTATAtggtttgatcaattgatctacatatgaaaactaatataaaaacataaaaactatTGGTAGAAAAATCTCTCCCTAAACAAAACTCTCTAAACGACTACGTTATGAATGTTATTGTGTTATGAACGAGAAGAATAAAtcctctatttatagaagtCTAAATCTTCTCctacaagaaaaagaataaatatggtAGAATACTTTTCCACAAAGAAAACCTTTTCTACCAAGAAATACCTTTTGAAttaaaacacaattatggtaAAATTCAAATGAGATAGGAAATTCAGGGCAAACCCTAATTAATAGTGTTATCCTCTCACATCATgagttaattttttaatttaattagctATCTCCAAGATTAAATTCTTGCcatgaaaattatttaataacaAAAATTATATGTTGGTCAATAAcaatatgtatgttttgtgatcTCTAGGTTGCAGAACGTTCGATCATCAACTTTTTGTGTCACAATTGCAACCATTATTTAAGGATCGTCTTACACTTTATAACTTGGACGGGTACACCTACATAGTGTAGTTTCGATTTGTGAGTTTGGACgatatttttggaacaaaaatggatgaaaaagaATTCTAGAAGCAGTTGATGCAAGCTTCACACGCTTGAAATAGCATTGATATATATTTCACTTCACATAAAACAAAAATGGATGACAAAAGTATAGGAGAACGatagtttttaatttaattaatgcTGAAAATGAACTTAGACTTCTTAGAGAAACAAGGTaattacactaagacatgcatGCATGACAGCTTTATTGTATTGAAGatgaatcaataaatataatgaaTTTGTTATAAATTCCACTAGTTTTATTTCAACCTATAGCCTCAGCATTCTTTATCATTTTTAGGCAGGGGTATCTTGCACCAATAATGTGAAAGAGAACACTGATTGATACCTTTGGCACTACATGCTAAATTAATATAGATAAAATGCtaaaaatccaaaaagaaaagaaaaaaaatgtaataaagGAGTTGATGGCGAATAAATTGttgtttaaaataatatatccCGCTGTCAGTAATGGACGACATtgatgtttttctttctttgtcccTAAACGTTGCTGAtatttcatggaaaaaaataatttactgGGGAAAAAAATACTCCGTATCATTCAAGAAAGGCATCTCCCATCATCAAGGCATCTCCCATCATCAATGTACAAGTTTTGTATTCTATAAGACTCAGACGATATTAGTTATCCATTTTCCTATCTGCTATCATTGGCAGAGTGATGGCATCTATTCGTTATTTTAGTATAATAAGTATTGCAATAAAATGGTTTGTTAccttaaattgtcaaaaatatCTTTCTGCAAATAAGTGGATCGGATTATACACGTAGCTCATTGATCTTCACAAATATCCCAAAATCATAGTATATCCATATCACAGCTTGTTGCAACTTGCAGTCGATCCGCACCTTTACAACATGAACAATATACAATTGAGAAAATATCTTCATACCTTATCGTAACCTTAAGTTATTACCACATTATCTAACAAATAATTATtgatggaaaaaatattttttcctccGCGATAGTGTAATACGAAGATCACTAAGATTGAATGGACTTTCCCCTGCAAACAAAACTTGTGCCCTCTAAAATATCGTACTCTGACCATGCATTCACAGGGGCGGACTCACGTGATTTCAAgtggattcaattgaacccacTTCGTCCGGAAATTTACTGTTTATAGAAggaaaaatattactaaatctCGTATATAAAAGCGATTGAATCCGCTTGATGCAAGTTTTGGGTTTGGAGCAACGGTCAAGTGGGTTCATTCCAGAGTGACAATGCGGGATCGATTCTCTTTTATAACATTGCACAGGctgttttttgttgtttttgggtCATTACTCCTAGGCACGGCAATTGGCCAACCATTTTAcggaaagaaaacaaaacaattgACCATTAGACCAACTATATTcaagtaaaatttatttattacttttatattgtctttctttattctatttcatcttttatattttgatttcttactcaaattcaataataatattctaaAATCTATTTTAgttcaaacaaaaattaaactttttataAATTGAATTTTGGTACTCTGTTTCATAGTTTTTTGCTACAACATGCAACTATATTTGTTGAAACTATATATAGTTTgtagtttattttaatttagttaatttttatattatttttgttttgtttaaaacATTTTAATATTGTCTTTCGTTCGTAAATAACACTGATAATTATAAATGATTTTGTTAATTACATAGAgctattaatttttaaattcttgttgaattaaattttttaaattagatAGATCTGTTTAATAataaatgtaaatatttttttatgattcttttcgaaaaatatttctcaactttgttaaataaaaaagagtGGAGTTTaaaataactttatttttatgttaCATTACTAAcaaaaaagaacaaataaatgAGTCGGCAAATCTAGCGTGTTATGCTTGACGTTGCTTACTTTATTAGTTATCACCATCGATCCTTATTCAGTAATTGAACCCGCTTGTATAAAATCCTGGGTCCGCCACTGTGcattcactacaagaaagtttagaaatggcaacaaaaaatttaatatttggcaacaatttagttttattgttggcaaatgaactttttgttgccaaagaatttaattttgttaccatagtattgattattgttgcaaaaagtacttttgacaactttttggcaacaaaaaaaaaaaagttgttgcatgTTGTTGCACTAATAATTGGAAAAAAgtgtcatttaaaaaaaaaaaatttgtctaaaaagtactttttgcaacaataatcaatctatggcaacaaaaataattttattgccaaatatattttttcttgtagtgattaAGAAAATCTTCGAGATAATTGAATTTATCGGGAATTATGGGGCCAAATACATTCCAAGAAAAAGATCTTTAGGTTTAGAAATTAGAATTCTTTGTTTGAGAATGTTTTGGAGCCCGAACACAATTTATATTAAACTCACCGACAAAAGAAATCCTCAAACAAAATGTTAACCCTAGCGTATGTTTTTGTTCTTTCGACCTAAAGACAAATATTATACTCCTGTCTTAATTTGTGTGGAATACTTGTAAAGAAAACTTTTTCCATTCTTCAACATCTGGTGTGGGTGAAATGAGTTCTGCTCTGATGTCAtgtaaagaaatggatcttGAGTCCAACTTAACCCCAAAAGCTTACTTATGAGGAGAGAATTGCCCAAGTCTATATAAGGAGACTACCCATTTCATTAACCACTGGTGTGGCACTTTTTCTATTATTCAACACCCCACCTCACGTCCGGGGCTGGACATCTGATGCGTGGCTAGTTAATTTGGGAGCCCAACATCGGGTGAGACGGGTCCCGTTTTTATGATACCACGTGTAAAGAACGATGGATAAAACTCAACAATCCCCGCACCCCCACACCCACCCCCATAAGTCGAATTGAGTTAAGCCCGTGATTCATTTTTTTACAATACTTCTTTTTTAATCTGATATTAAAAGAAAGTCATAGTTCCTTATTTAAAACTAAACCAACTTAACATTAAGGTTCTCATTTAATTTAATGAATAGTAATTTATAtttacacaaatatctatgatttcttttagacgATAAATTTTAAGAGTCtttcttttaactttttctttttttggccaATAAAATACGCTACATAAATTACGTATAAATTATGGTCCTAAAAATTTCGAAGAGGTCGACCATAGACTAGTATCGAATGCATGCATTGTTTTGTTCCATGCTAGTTGAGAGCCGATTTGACCAAATTCAGAGAATGCATGCTATCCTACAAAAAGACAGGAGAGTTCACTTTCAAAAACAAAACATCGACGACGACCATACACGAACGTTTTGTCTTCAGACACTTGGAGAAAAGTTAGTCCATGAAAGTTGGTATAATCCAAATTTAACTACTCAAATTCATCATTCTACTGGCTCCACCCACAACTAATCAGGTCTTACTTACTCATTAGTGTATTAAACACAGAAGAAAACGTAGataaagggtgtgtttggtacgtataaattaaaatgattttcacgagaatatttttctgaaaaaaataagtgattACCTTATTTACTTTTGATACTTGATggacaaaaaatattatttcaacGTTATTCATATAAAACTAGGCAAACACAAGGGAGTCGGGGTGGGGGATGGGAGTGTGGGGTGTGTTTGAGGGTGGAAAGGAAGCGATCAATGCATAATGTCAGTTATAGAACTCGTTTTCCTTACTTTTATTAAGGAagtgattttcttatttttatgaaacttgtttacctaaataaatatttgaccaaccaaacatgaaaaattgAAACTGAAAATGTTATCCTtcctaccaaacacacccaaaaagTAAGCTTTCTTTCCAAGTTTGAATTTTCACAGTAAGCTTTCTTTCCAAGTTTGAATTTTCACCACTTGTCCTTTTTACGAATAGTTATTTAGTAAAtgtccttttttcttttataacttTTGCAAATTATGGACCTTTTAGACCACGGTGTAAGATATTCTTTTTAAGCAAACTAAAATTCGTATGAAAGACCATTAGACCACGGTCTAATattttatggatgttagaagaAAGTCTAATAATTTGTCAAGTTTAAAGACTATATTTGCacaattttgtaaaataaaGACAAAATCTAAATAATGGACCAAAAAGGCACATTTGCGTGAACCAGCCGTTTCCAAGCCCACAAAATATTGGGCTGCTGGTTAGCAAGTATTATGGCCCATGTCAAGGATCCAATACCTACTGGAGGCATGCCCGCCTTTAACTAGAAGTCAAACACAGGAGATATATTTTTATGGGAcaactattatatatatatatatatatatatacacatcttaaggagaaatatttatgaaacgtgatgatagttttatatttacaaaacataacattacaaaccctatacaaaatatgcttttttttaaaaaaaaattgtttttttgtttttttatttttttaaaaaattatttttttaaatattttttcgctcaaaaatttatgtatgaaagttgtatgaaatgtgtatatctcgctcaaggcttaaaaagttcgctcaa harbors:
- the LOC132045156 gene encoding chaperone protein dnaJ 8, chloroplastic, encoding MATAMGMVGSIGGCGAASASLFRLRNSSKKKTRNNKNGFKVSCVYSSSTVADPYKTLRIQPGASESEVRKAFRQLALQYHPDVCRGNNCDVQFHQINEAYDVVMSNLRGETRAQMEMIEEYDDNDDSMRGMNEPDWDMWEEWMGWEGAGIRDYTSHINPYI